Below is a genomic region from Terriglobales bacterium.
GCAAAGCGCGGTGGAAATTACGCGTCTGCGTGGGTTTCCCATCACTAATTCCATGGTGGTCACATGGGTCGTTGCCTTGGGGTTGATCGTTTTTGCCCACTTCGCCACCCGCGACATGAAGCTGGTTCCTAGCGGGGCCCAGAATTTCCTGGAATGGTTGGTTGGCGGCCTGGAGGGCTTTCTCGAGAAAATCATGGGTCGGCATCTCGCGGAACGAACCTTTTGGTTTTTTGCGACCATCTTTATCTTCATTCTTGCCACCAATTGGGTAAGCCTCATTCCCGGGGTCGGTACCGTCGGCTGGGGACATCAGACTTCTCACGGCTTCAGGATCGACCAGCCTTTATTGCGTGGGGGCAACGCCGATGTCAACATGACTTTCGCCATGGCCTTGATTTTCTTCGCCTGCTGGATCGTCTGGGCGCTGCAGGAGGTGGGTCCGATTGGCTTCTTAAAGGAGCTATTCGCGCCCAAGGGCGACACCACTGGCCTATTAAAGATCCTCATGGTTGGAGTGTTTTTCGCGGCCGGTTGTTTGGAGATCGTGTCGATATTGTTCCGACCCGTCTCTCTTGGCTTCCGTCTTTACGGCAACGTTTACGCCGGCGAAAACATGTTGGAAGCCATGGCCAATCTGGTACCCGGCTTGGGCTGGCTGGTGCCAATTCCATTCTATTTCCTGGAGTTACTGATGGGTCTGGTCCAGGCGCTGGTATTTATGTTGTTGACTGCGGTTTTCACAATGTTGATCTGTCAGCACGAGGCAAAAGCACCAAGCTCGGAAGCAGTTAAGGTATGAATTC
It encodes:
- the atpB gene encoding F0F1 ATP synthase subunit A, with amino-acid sequence MLLLITAFIILSPSWMSSAETDWMVSIERATDALHPDQSPANNHEEKEHGLPQSAVEITRLRGFPITNSMVVTWVVALGLIVFAHFATRDMKLVPSGAQNFLEWLVGGLEGFLEKIMGRHLAERTFWFFATIFIFILATNWVSLIPGVGTVGWGHQTSHGFRIDQPLLRGGNADVNMTFAMALIFFACWIVWALQEVGPIGFLKELFAPKGDTTGLLKILMVGVFFAAGCLEIVSILFRPVSLGFRLYGNVYAGENMLEAMANLVPGLGWLVPIPFYFLELLMGLVQALVFMLLTAVFTMLICQHEAKAPSSEAVKV